In Pseudoxanthobacter soli DSM 19599, the sequence CGGCTACGAGGTGCTGACGGCGTTCTTCCTGGAAGCGACGTTCCTCGGCCTGATGCTGTTCGGCTGGAACCGGGTGCCGCGGTGGCTGCACTTCTTCTCCTGCCTGATGGTGGCGGTCGGCACCTGCATCTCCGCCTTCTGGATCCTGTCCGCGAACAGCTGGATGCAGCATCCGGTCGGCCACGAACTGCGCGACGGCATTGCCTATCCGGTCGACTGGCTGACCATCATCTTCTCGCCGACGTTCCCGACGCGCTTCTTCCACATGGTGCTCGCGGCCTTCATCACCACCGGCTTCGTCGTGTTCGCGACCGGTGCCCGCTGGTGGCTGCAGGGCAAGTCGGTCGATCTCGCCGAAACCTGCATCCGCATGTCGCTGGGCCTGCTGATCGTGCTGGTGCCGATCCAGGGCTATGTGGGCGATGCCTCGGGCGAGGTGATCCGCCAATATCAGCCGGTCAAGCTGGCGACCATCGAGGGCCACTGGGGTGGCGACGAGGTGCCCGGCGCCGGCGTGCCGCTCGTCGTCTTCGCCATTCCGAGCGAGGCGGAACAGCGCAATCTCTACCAGATCGCGATTCCCCACCTCGGCAGCCTCATCGTGACGCGGTCGTGGGACGGGACCTATCCGGGCCTCTTGACGTTCGCGGAGGCGGATCGCCCGCCGCTGGTGCTGCCGTTCTTCGGCTTCCGCATCATGGTCGGCCTATGGGCGGTCATGCTTGCGGCGGTGCTGCTCGGCGCGTGGCTGTGGTGGCGCGGCCGCCTGTTCTCCGAGGGGCTTTATCTGCGCGCGGCGAGTTGGCTGTGGCCGATCGGCTTCGTGACCGTGATCTCCGGCTGGTTCGTGACCGAGATCGGCCGTCAGCCATGGGTCGCGACGGGCATCCTGCGCACCGCCGATGCCCACTCGCCGCTGCCCTCCGGCGCTGTACTCGTCACGCTCATTCTGTTCGTGATCGTCTATCTCATCGTCTTCGTTGCGGGCGCGCGCTACATCAACCACGTTCTGAGGCGTGGCCCGGGTGTTTCCGAATCGGGCGCCGACCATAGCGGCGGCGGCGAGGAAGAAGGCTACATGCGTCCGATTTCCGCTGCGCAGCCCGCCGGGCGTGGCGCCCTTCAGGCCGGGGAGTGATCCGCCATGGTGTTCATGGAATTCTATCTGCCGGTGATCTGGGGACTGCTGATCGGCGTCGCCATCGTGCTCTATGTGGTGCTCGACGGGTTCGATCTCGGCGTCGGCATCCTGTTTCCGTTCACCCGCAAGGAAGCCGACCGTGACCAGATGATGAGCTCGGTGTCGCCCTACTGGGACGGCAACGAGACATGGCTGGTGCTCGGCGGCGGCGGCTTGTGGGTGGCCTTTCCGAAGGCCTACGCCATCATCATGCCGGGCGTATACCTGCCGGTGGTGGTGATGCTGCTCGCGCTGGTGTTCCGCGGCGTCGCGTTCGAGTTCCGCTTCGTCGCCAAGCCCCATCACCGCTGGTGGGACGTGGCGTTTGCCGGCGGTTCCACCGTCGCGGCGTTCTGCCAGGGCGTGGTGCTCGGCACCGTGATCCACGGTCTGACGGTGGTCGACGGCGCGTTTGGCGGCAGCGTGTTCGACTGGCTGACCCCGTTCTCGGTCGTGTGCGGCCTGGGCGTTGTCGCCGGCTATGCGCTGCTCGGCTGCGGCTGGATGATGATGAAGATCGACGGGCCGCTGGCGGGCAGCGCGCGGCTGTGGTCGCGGCCGCTCCTGCTCGCGCTTGTCGCCTTCATCGGCATCGTCAGTCTCTGGACGCCGCTCGCCTATCCCTGGATCGCGGACCGGTGGTTCTCCGAGCCGATGATCTACTGGCTGTGGCCGGTGCCGCTGGTGACGCTGCTGGTCGCCTGGCTCGCCTATCGCGCCATCGAGCGGGGCAAGGGCCTCGGCACGTTCTCGGCGTCCGTGGCGTTGTTCCTGCTCTGCTTCCTCGGCCTCGGCATCTCCACCTTCCCCTATCTGGTGCCGCCGACTGTGACGGTCTGGGCCGCCGCTGCCGCGCCGGACAGCCAGATGTTCGTGCTGCTCGGCGTGATCCTGTTCCTGCCGTTGATCCTCGCCTACACCGCGTTCGTCTACTGGACGTTCCGCGGCAAGCTGAAGCCCGGCGAGGGCTATCACTGATCTGCGAGCAGGCGGAATGCGGGCGGGCGCAAGGCGCCCCCGCCTTGTCTGCGTGCACCGCCGTCCCCATTCTCTCGCGGGTAAGATGATGTCATCGCACGCGAGACGAGGGAGACGCCCGGAATGTTCGAAGGTCTGCGCCGCTATCTGCCCGGCAAGCTGGGGCGCGCGGGTATCACCGTGCCCGTGGTGCGCATCGCAGGCGTCATAGGCGTCGATGCGCCGTTCCGGCCGGGGGTGACGCTCGCCTCCGTCGCCTCGCCGCTGGAGAAGGCCTTCGCGGTGAAGGATGCGCCCGCCGTGGCGCTCATCGTCAATTCCCCCGGCGGCTCACCGGTCCAGTCCCACCTGATCCATCGCCGCATCCGCTCGCTTGCGGAGGAGAGCGGCAAGAAGGTGCTGGCGTTCGTCGAGGACGTCGCAGCCTCCGGCGGCTATATGGTCGCCGTCGCCGCCGACGAGATCGTCGCCGATCCGTCCTCCGTGGTCGGCTCCATAGGCGTGGTCTCGCAGGGGTTCGGCTTCGTCGACCTGATCGGAAAGCTCGGCATCGAGCGGCGTGTGCACACCGCCGGCACCCGCAAGGCGATCCTCGATCCGTTCCGGCCGGAAGAACCGCAGGACGTCGAGCATCTTCTGGCCCTTCAGGCCGAGATCCATGCCGGGTTTGTGGATCTGGTCAAGGCGCGCCGTCGCAATCTCGCCACGGATCGGACCGATCTTTTCTCTGGGTTGTTCTGGACCGGAACGACCGCCGTGCAACTCGGCCTCGTCGATAGGCTCGGCGACCTGCGTGGCACGCTGCGGGAGCGCTTCGGCGAGGATGTCCGGCCGAAGCTGATTGGCGGCGAACGGTCGTGGCCGTTCCGCCGCGGCCGCAGCGTTGGGGTCGACGCCGGTTCCGCGCTTGCCGAAGATGTGATGTCCGCGGTCGAAAGCCGAGCCTTCTGGTCGCGTTATGGCCTTTGATGGCGTCTGGTGAGTGCCCGTACCGGTCTCCCGCGAACAGGGGCGCCGATAGCCGACAGGAGGATGGAATGCCGCAGGTCGTGGTTCTGGTGACAGCCGTAGCCGTCGTGCTGGGCTGGCGCCTCATGAAGCGGGAGATGTCGCGCGTCGAGGCCCGCGTGGCCGCAGCGAACGAGGCGCAACGCCGCCGTGCCGCGACGGTGCGGGGCGGCGTTCCGCTTGAGCGTGATCCCGCCACCGGCATCTACCGCCCGCGCCAGGACGCCTGAGGCGTCTGCGGACCGTATTTGCGCCGCCGGATAGAACGACCGGCGCCATCGGGCGCGCGTTTCACGCGCGCCCGTTTTGTCGCGCTTTACGTCCCGATGCCGCTTCCGAGGGCGTCGGACGAAAAAATTCTCCTTCGACGGCACTTTTTTTTGAGCTGGCGCTCGAATCCGGTGCCGCAAATCGGTGCGCGATGTTCGCCCCCGAAAGTGTTTTCCACAGGTTGGAATAACAGCGAAATCCGCGGAAATCCGAGGATTGGGGCAGGGTGACGAACAACGCTCAGGGAGGCCGCTTGACATTCATCGGCCGGCATCGTACCTCCCACCTCGCCTCGGCGCGGTTCTCGCAGCCGGCTCCGGGGGTGTAGCTCAGTTGGTTAGAGCGCCGGCCTGTCACGCCGGAGGTCGCGGGTTCGAGCCCCGTCACTCCCGCCACTCTCTTCAAGGACTTAGCGGAAATCATCGGCGCTGCTCGAAGCGGCCAACCCGTTGTCAGCGCGGAACTCTCCCGTCATCGTCGCTTTCCGGTCATGTCAGATAACGCCTGTTCCGCGCGAGCGGTTCGGGCGATCGCCTGTTTCTGCCGCCCGGATGCCCATCGCCGCTCCCGTCGCTCCCAGCCTGATGGAGGGCTGGAATGGGAACGCCGCGACGCCCGAGATCGGCACGGGAGAGCGTGGACGTAGCGGGATGGGGATGTGCAGACCTGCACCCGTGGCGATGCCCGTGGGCAGGACGAGGCGGGCTGCCGTGCTGACAACCCTGTCGCGCCGTCCGCAATGCTGTCCAACGGTTGCCGAGGGATCTCGGCGCCGTCCGATGCTCGCAGGTGCCGTCGCCGGCCTCAGGCCCCGCCCAGTCGGTCCCTTGCGAGCGGTCCCTTGCCATCTGCCATCGGTTCGCTGCCGGCGCCCGGGCAGGCAGCTGTGCGACTGCGCCTCGACCTGCGGGCTGCGGGCCGCGAAGACGGGCTGGAGCCGCCTGGCGGAGGTCACCGATCCGGCGGCTTCAGAAACCGCCCTCAGAGACGCCTGAGTTGCTTCGGAACACCGCATGGCGCGCCCGCGATTACGCCGCACCGCGGCAATTGCCTTGCGCTACCCTCCCCACCCTTGGCTAAGGGGCGGGGAGGGGCCTTTTGCGGTCAGTACAGGGGAATGCCGATCAGGACGATGCCTGTGAGGAACATTCCGATGCCGGTCGTGATCGCGTAGATGCCGACCCGCTCCTTGGTCTGCATAGCCGTGCTTTTTCTGGTTGTCATGGCTATCTCCCTAGGCAGGACAAGTCCTGCTCACCAAGGATCGTTTCAACTTATTGTTATTGCAATAGAAAACTGAGCAATGTCGCTTTCCGGCATTTGCTGCACTGCAAATTACTGAAGAGATTTATGAATAGATTTTATATTGCGCACTATAAATGTACTGATTTAAGCGGAGTAATTTCGGCGTAATACGACCATATATCAGTATAAATGCAAAATTTTGATACCGCGCAAATTTGTCTCCTTGCGACGTCCACGTCGGCTTTTGATCCGAGCCGTCCGGGCGCTGGCGCGCTGCCATGGCCGATGTGACGTCGGGCGCCGGTCGATTCCGGAACAGCGTAAGTGTCCCGGGAGGCGACCTGCCGGCGCTCTCCCGACGGCCAGTCGAAAGAAGAGTGGCCGTTGTCGCGGTGGCCGCGGCGCGCCGGGTGCTGCCGGCAGCCGTCCCAACCTCGCCACAATTCCCGATATGCGGGTTTAAATTACATTTGCAACCAGACGATATGGCCTCTCTGGAGCCGCGTCTGCGCGCTTTTTTCCGCCTGTGACGCCGCAGCCGCAGTCCCGCGGCGCCCGCGAGAAAACCGTTCAAGTTTCAGTCGTTTGTGCGGTGCGGGATGGCGCCGGGGTCGCTGCCGTTACCGCGCCCTCGGGTGATGCGAAAGAACTGGACATTACAGGATTGTCATGTGGACACAGACTGGGCGTATTTCGTTTCTAAACACCAATCCATCCCAAACAGCGTGGAGCAATAATTCAGTATGGTGTTTACTCCAGCGCCCTCTATTTCGCCCTATAAGTTAACGAAATCTCGTCTTCCAAGAACTATATTTACTTACGGGTTTTCAATAATCGCTGCGGCATCGGTGGTAACGTCGCCTGTCGCCGCATTTGCCAAGGCCGAGCAAACGGTCGAGCAGGCAGAGGCCAAGACCTTGCCGTTCACCGGGCCGCCGGCGGCACCGCAACGCAGCACGGATGCGCGTCTGCTGGCGGTGGCGAAGGCAACGCCCGCGGAAGCCTCCGGGAAGTCGCAGGAAACCGACAAGCCTGAACAGCGCCAGAAGGCTTCCGGGCCGGTTAAGTGCGGTAATGCATCCTGGTACGCCTACGGTAGCCATACCGCGAGCGGGGAGCGTTTCTCCTCCAACGCGCTTACGGCCGCCCACCGCTCCATGCCGTTCGGCACGCGGCTCGAAGTCACGAACATGAAGACCAACCGGACCGTGGTCGTGCGGGTCAACGATCGCGGGCCCTTCGTGCGCGGGCGATTGATCGACCTGTCGAAGGGCGCCGCTCGCCAGATCGGCATGCTGAGCTCGGGCGTTGCCCCGATCTGCATCGCGGTCGTCTCGAACTGAACCTGAAACCGGTCCGCTCCCGCGCGCCGATCTGTGCCGTGCCCGCCGTGCGCTCAGCGCCGGCGGGCGCAGCGCCTTCGGGCTATGCGTGTCCAGCCTTCGCGTGTCCAGCCTTGGCATGTGCAAGCCGGGCCGACGCGGTTGCACGGGCCGTCGCGATCGGCTATTCCCCTTTTCGTCCGGCAGGGCTGCATGTCGTTGCGACGCGCCCGGGTGCCGGCGGACATGCGAGGACCGGGCCCGTGAGCGCCGCGCGTCACATTGCCGTTTCGACCGACCAGCTGGCTGCCGCCGGCGTCTCCGTCGTGCGCGCCGTGACGGCCGATGCCGTTTCCGCATCCTCTCGCCCTGGCACCCTCCGGCTCGTCCTTCTCCTTAGCTGCCCCTGAGCGCTGGCTGCCTTCGGGCGGGTTCTCAGGGGGCAGGCACGGCAGCCGATAGCATTCGAACAGTGTCCGCCGGCAAAGCGCCAGCCGGGCATGGCCGCCCCGAGAGCCCCTTGAGGCCGGGATGCGGGCCAGATGAAGGAAACGAGCCCATGACCAGTCACACCGCATCCGCTGGCATCGCCGATGCCAAGACCACGAAAGCCGGCGCCGCAAGGGAACGGATCGTCATCTTCGACACCACGCTGCGGGATGGCGAGCAGTCACCGGGCGCATCGATGACGCTGGAAGAGAAGATCCAGGTCGCCGAACTCCTCGATCACATGGGCGTCGATGTAATCGAAGCGGGCTTTCCGATCGCTTCCGTCGGCGACTTCGAAGCCGTCAACGAGATCGCCAAGCGCCTGAAGCGGTCCGTGGTCTGCGGCCTGTCCCGCGCCGCCTTCAAGGATATCGACCGGGCCGGCGAGGCGCTGGCGCCCGCCCACGCCAAGCGCATCCACACCTTCATCTCCACCAGCCCGCTGCACATGAAGTACAAGCTGCAGATGGAGCCGGAGAAGGTCTACGAAGCCGTCATCGCTTCGGTCACCCGCGCGCGCAACTACACCGACGACGTGGAATGGAGCGCCGAGGACGGCAGCCGCACCGAGCACGATTTCCTCTGCCGCTGCGTCGAAGCCGCCATCAACGCCGGCGCCACCACCATCAACATCCCCGATACCGTCGGCTACACCGTGCCGGAGGAATATGCCGCCCTGTTCCGCATGGTGCGCGAGCGGGTGCCCAATTCCGATAAGGCCGTGTTCTCGGTCCACTGCCACGACGATCTCGGTATGGCGGTCGCCAATTCGCTGGCCGGCGTTGCCGGCGGCGCCCGCCAGATCGAATGCACCATCAACGGCCTCGGCGAGCGCGCGGGCAACGCCGCGCTCGAGGAAGTCGTGATGGCGATCCGCACCCGCGGCGACGTCATGCCGTTCTACACGGGCATCGAGACGCCGCTGCTGACGCAGGCCTCCAAGCTGGTATCGGCGGTGTCGTCGTTCCCGGTGCAGTACAACAAGGCCATCGTCGGCAAGAACGCGTTCGCGCACGAGTCCGGCATCCACCAGGACGGCATGCTGAAGAACGCCGAGACCTACGAGATCATGCGCCCCGAGGATGTCGGCGTGCGCGCCACCTCGCTGGTGATGGGCAAGCATTCCGGCCGCCATGCCTTCCGCGACAAGCTGAAGTCGCTCGGCTTCGAGCTGGGCGACAACGCGCTCAACGACGCGTTCAAGCGCTTCAAGGATCTCGCCGACCGCAAGAAGGTCATCTACGACGAGGATCTGGAGGCGCTGGTCGAGGACGAGATCGCCAACGCGGGCGAGGCCGTCAGCGTGATCGCGCTCACCGTGATCGCCGGCACCGGCGGGCCGCAGAAGGCCATCATCACCATGTCGGTCAACGGCCAGCACATCACCCGCGAGGCGACCGGCTCCGGCCCGATCGACGCGATCTTCAACGCCGT encodes:
- a CDS encoding cytochrome ubiquinol oxidase subunit I; the protein is MIESLDPVLLSRFQFAFTIVFHVIFPSFTIGLAAWIATLTGMSLFTGNDRYDRLARFWTKVFAVSFGMGVVSGIVLSYQFGLNWSRFSEVVGNVIGPLIGYEVLTAFFLEATFLGLMLFGWNRVPRWLHFFSCLMVAVGTCISAFWILSANSWMQHPVGHELRDGIAYPVDWLTIIFSPTFPTRFFHMVLAAFITTGFVVFATGARWWLQGKSVDLAETCIRMSLGLLIVLVPIQGYVGDASGEVIRQYQPVKLATIEGHWGGDEVPGAGVPLVVFAIPSEAEQRNLYQIAIPHLGSLIVTRSWDGTYPGLLTFAEADRPPLVLPFFGFRIMVGLWAVMLAAVLLGAWLWWRGRLFSEGLYLRAASWLWPIGFVTVISGWFVTEIGRQPWVATGILRTADAHSPLPSGAVLVTLILFVIVYLIVFVAGARYINHVLRRGPGVSESGADHSGGGEEEGYMRPISAAQPAGRGALQAGE
- the cydB gene encoding cytochrome d ubiquinol oxidase subunit II gives rise to the protein MEFYLPVIWGLLIGVAIVLYVVLDGFDLGVGILFPFTRKEADRDQMMSSVSPYWDGNETWLVLGGGGLWVAFPKAYAIIMPGVYLPVVVMLLALVFRGVAFEFRFVAKPHHRWWDVAFAGGSTVAAFCQGVVLGTVIHGLTVVDGAFGGSVFDWLTPFSVVCGLGVVAGYALLGCGWMMMKIDGPLAGSARLWSRPLLLALVAFIGIVSLWTPLAYPWIADRWFSEPMIYWLWPVPLVTLLVAWLAYRAIERGKGLGTFSASVALFLLCFLGLGISTFPYLVPPTVTVWAAAAAPDSQMFVLLGVILFLPLILAYTAFVYWTFRGKLKPGEGYH
- a CDS encoding S49 family peptidase; the encoded protein is MFEGLRRYLPGKLGRAGITVPVVRIAGVIGVDAPFRPGVTLASVASPLEKAFAVKDAPAVALIVNSPGGSPVQSHLIHRRIRSLAEESGKKVLAFVEDVAASGGYMVAVAADEIVADPSSVVGSIGVVSQGFGFVDLIGKLGIERRVHTAGTRKAILDPFRPEEPQDVEHLLALQAEIHAGFVDLVKARRRNLATDRTDLFSGLFWTGTTAVQLGLVDRLGDLRGTLRERFGEDVRPKLIGGERSWPFRRGRSVGVDAGSALAEDVMSAVESRAFWSRYGL
- a CDS encoding septal ring lytic transglycosylase RlpA family protein — protein: MLAVAKATPAEASGKSQETDKPEQRQKASGPVKCGNASWYAYGSHTASGERFSSNALTAAHRSMPFGTRLEVTNMKTNRTVVVRVNDRGPFVRGRLIDLSKGAARQIGMLSSGVAPICIAVVSN
- a CDS encoding 2-isopropylmalate synthase: MTSHTASAGIADAKTTKAGAARERIVIFDTTLRDGEQSPGASMTLEEKIQVAELLDHMGVDVIEAGFPIASVGDFEAVNEIAKRLKRSVVCGLSRAAFKDIDRAGEALAPAHAKRIHTFISTSPLHMKYKLQMEPEKVYEAVIASVTRARNYTDDVEWSAEDGSRTEHDFLCRCVEAAINAGATTINIPDTVGYTVPEEYAALFRMVRERVPNSDKAVFSVHCHDDLGMAVANSLAGVAGGARQIECTINGLGERAGNAALEEVVMAIRTRGDVMPFYTGIETPLLTQASKLVSAVSSFPVQYNKAIVGKNAFAHESGIHQDGMLKNAETYEIMRPEDVGVRATSLVMGKHSGRHAFRDKLKSLGFELGDNALNDAFKRFKDLADRKKVIYDEDLEALVEDEIANAGEAVSVIALTVIAGTGGPQKAIITMSVNGQHITREATGSGPIDAIFNAVRSIVPHEAKLSLYQVHAVTEGTDAQAEVSVRLEEGGKIATGRGADVDTMVASARAYVSALNRLSVRRQKTAPAAA